A single Triticum dicoccoides isolate Atlit2015 ecotype Zavitan chromosome 2A, WEW_v2.0, whole genome shotgun sequence DNA region contains:
- the LOC119354923 gene encoding 3-oxoacyl-[acyl-carrier-protein] reductase 4-like, translated as MAAATAAAVASPAVTAPLPRAASSAARRGFVSFGGAAARPSALRSDRLRAAAAGFSSGVRTHVAAVEQAVVQDATELEAPVVVVTGASRGIGKAVALALGKAGCKVLVNYARSSKEAEAVSEEIEASGGQAITFGGDVSKEADVESMMKAAIDKWGTIDILVNNAGITRDTLLMRMKKSQWQDVIDLNLTGVFLCTQAATKVMMKKKKGRVINIASVVGLTGNAGQANYSAAKAGVIGFTKTVAREYASRNINVNAIAPGFIASDMTAELGEELEKRILSTIPLGRYGQPEEVAGLVEFLALNPAASYITGQVLTIDGGMVM; from the exons ATGGCCGCCGCCACCGCAGCCGCCGTCGCCTCCCCGGCGGTCACCGCCCCCTTGCCTCGCGCCGCCTCGTCCGCGGCGCGCCGGGGCTTCGTCTCCTTCGGCGGGGCCGCCGCCCGTCCGTCCGCGCTCCGATCCGACCGCCTCCGGGCAGCCGCCGCCGGCTTCTCCTCCG GTGTGCGCACCCACGTTGCTGCTGTTGAACAAGCAGTTGTGCAAGATGCTACAGAGCTGGAAGCTCCAGTTGTTGTTGTTACGGGTGCTTCCAGAGGGATTGGAAAAGCCGTTGCATTGGCTCTTGGAAAAGCTGGCTGCAAG GTCCTAGTGAATTATGCACGATCCTCGAAAGAGGCTGAAGCAGTCTCCGAAGAG ATTGAAGCATCTGGTGGTCAGGCTATTACCTTTGGAGGAGATGTTTCTAAAGAAGCTGATGTGGAATCTATGATGAAAGCA GCTATTGATAAATGGGGAACAATTGACATCCTGGTAAATAATGCAG GGATTACGAGGGATACGTTGTTGATGAGGATGAAGAAATCTCAGTGGCAAGATGTAATTGATCTAAATCTTACTGGTGTTTTCCTCTGTACACAG GCTGCCACAAAAGTAATGATGAAGAAGAAAAAG GGAAGAGTCATCAACATAGCATCAGTTGTTGGTCTTACTGGCAATGCTGGCCAAGCTAATTACAGTGCTGCCAAGGCTGGAGTCATTGGTTTCACTAAAACAGTTGCTAGGGAATATGCAAGCAGGAATATCAAT GTGAATGCAATCGCACCTGGATTCATAGCATCAGACATGACCGCGGAACTTGGagaggagcttgagaagagaatctTGTCGACTATTCCTTTGG GGAGGTATGGCCAGCCAGAGGAAGTTGCTGGGTTGGTTGAGTTCTTGGCCCTGAATCCCGCGGCCAGCTACATCACTGGACAG GTGCTTACCATCGATGGTGGGATGGTAATGTGA